Proteins encoded by one window of Cylindrospermum stagnale PCC 7417:
- a CDS encoding catalase — protein sequence MKLFTEYPEKDEAKYCALMSELVKKNMDNLYGGEKKKIAKRDTHAKTHAAVQGTLEIFDFDEAAIKQELSKRTSLTEAQLSAISLKQGLFAKPKQYPVWLRFASGAFSVKSDYEGDTRSMSVKVIGVEGERLPQSHELKTQDIIVHNTELFFVRTIKDFYGFFLAIYRAGLFPLFKLLVLLWLKLHPYESTLLQTSFKRFPKSLLIERYWSASAYSVGLKSDFDPYKPGRVPVEYPAVIKYGFIPVSSQPPHQHLPLESRPESELKNAKASGSEDNYYREDIIQALAKPDAEYTWDFQIQFQTSPEMSIDDTTIPWNEEEAPFFTVGRLTVKHQKVDSPQESNFGENLSFSPGNGLAVHRPVGAINRLRSIVYPIVAESRHNKRGVKYQEPTV from the coding sequence ATGAAACTATTTACAGAATATCCAGAAAAAGACGAAGCTAAATATTGCGCTCTTATGAGTGAGCTAGTCAAAAAGAACATGGACAATCTTTACGGAGGTGAGAAGAAAAAAATTGCCAAGAGAGATACTCACGCTAAAACCCACGCTGCTGTTCAAGGTACTCTAGAAATCTTTGACTTTGATGAAGCAGCAATTAAGCAAGAATTGAGCAAACGCACCTCATTAACTGAAGCTCAACTTTCTGCAATTTCCCTAAAACAAGGTTTATTTGCCAAACCGAAACAATATCCGGTTTGGCTACGATTTGCAAGTGGTGCGTTCTCAGTCAAGAGTGATTATGAAGGAGATACGCGCTCTATGTCCGTAAAAGTGATAGGGGTAGAAGGAGAACGACTACCGCAAAGTCACGAGTTAAAAACCCAAGATATTATTGTCCACAATACCGAACTCTTTTTTGTTAGAACTATTAAAGACTTCTACGGCTTTTTCTTGGCGATTTATCGAGCAGGGTTGTTTCCGCTTTTTAAGCTGTTGGTGCTTTTATGGCTAAAGTTGCATCCCTACGAATCCACTCTTTTACAAACCAGTTTCAAACGGTTTCCTAAGAGTTTGCTCATAGAACGCTATTGGAGTGCTTCGGCGTATTCTGTGGGACTCAAATCTGATTTTGATCCCTACAAACCAGGTCGAGTTCCTGTGGAATATCCGGCTGTGATTAAATATGGATTTATTCCGGTTTCCAGTCAACCACCTCATCAACATCTTCCTCTAGAGTCCAGACCAGAAAGTGAACTTAAGAACGCCAAAGCCTCAGGTTCAGAGGACAACTATTACCGAGAGGATATCATTCAAGCTTTAGCAAAGCCTGATGCTGAATACACCTGGGACTTTCAAATCCAATTTCAAACTAGCCCAGAGATGTCCATTGATGATACCACCATTCCTTGGAATGAAGAGGAAGCACCTTTCTTTACAGTTGGTCGTCTGACAGTTAAGCATCAAAAGGTTGATTCTCCCCAAGAAAGTAACTTTGGGGAAAATCTCAGTTTTTCTCCTGGGAATGGTCTAGCAGTGCATCGTCCTGTCGGTGCGATTAATCGGTTACGCAGCATTGTTTATCCTATTGTTGCTGAGTCCCGTCATAATAAACGAGGAGTCAAATACCAGGAACCCACTGTCTGA
- a CDS encoding DUF2235 domain-containing protein has protein sequence MKRLVICCDGTWQQLTNPYPTNVVKLAQSVKPIASDGVTQIVFYDEGIGTEGQKLLGGITGLGIDRNIEDGYRFLSLNYVPGDEIYLFGFSRGAYTVRSLAGMIYCSGLLKRPYVTKTHEAYELYRNRGVKPRDKAAVEYRESYGDRVPITLLGCFDTVGALGIPGLPAFRRFSNQLNQLNQRYRFHDTTLNKFIGNALHAMAIDEIREIFDVTPMKKHPEAENQRLIQKWFPGEHGCIGGGKKEHIGLSDTALQWMIDSIGDLKLGLDLDPNLIPTRINPNYECDFKNDAGFFKLAGIKFRDVSDTIEDLHESVLNRLKSRGDYRPKNLQKILAKLNKVE, from the coding sequence ATGAAACGTCTTGTTATTTGTTGTGATGGAACCTGGCAACAGTTAACGAATCCTTACCCAACCAATGTGGTGAAGCTGGCTCAATCCGTGAAACCGATCGCCAGTGACGGGGTTACACAAATCGTCTTCTATGACGAGGGCATTGGCACCGAAGGTCAAAAACTTTTAGGCGGAATTACCGGATTAGGAATCGATAGAAATATAGAAGATGGCTACCGATTTCTGAGCCTGAATTATGTGCCTGGTGACGAAATCTATCTGTTCGGCTTCAGTCGCGGTGCTTACACAGTTAGGAGTCTAGCGGGGATGATCTATTGCTCCGGTCTCCTAAAGCGCCCCTACGTCACGAAAACACATGAAGCTTACGAGCTTTACCGTAACCGGGGAGTTAAACCCAGGGATAAGGCAGCAGTAGAATACCGTGAAAGTTATGGCGATCGCGTCCCCATCACCTTGCTTGGTTGTTTTGACACCGTTGGCGCCCTTGGTATTCCTGGGCTACCCGCTTTCCGAAGGTTTAGCAACCAGCTAAATCAGCTAAATCAGCGGTACAGATTCCACGACACCACTTTAAACAAATTTATTGGGAATGCATTACACGCGATGGCGATCGACGAAATCCGCGAAATCTTTGATGTCACCCCTATGAAAAAGCATCCTGAAGCTGAAAACCAGCGGTTAATTCAAAAGTGGTTTCCGGGTGAACACGGCTGCATCGGCGGTGGTAAGAAAGAACACATCGGGTTGTCAGATACTGCCTTACAGTGGATGATTGATTCCATCGGCGACTTGAAATTGGGGCTTGACCTCGATCCAAATTTGATTCCCACACGCATCAACCCCAATTATGAATGTGACTTTAAGAACGATGCTGGATTCTTTAAATTGGCAGGAATCAAGTTTCGTGATGTCAGCGACACCATTGAAGACCTTCATGAAAGCGTGCTCAACCGTTTGAAAAGTCGCGGTGACTATCGACCCAAAAATCTACAAAAGATTCTCGCCAAACTAAATAAAGTTGAATGA
- a CDS encoding SDR family NAD(P)-dependent oxidoreductase, which produces MIPPEELEICLKVLQQISEDPTLINSHERCKSLIAKIYKNGKKGTRRAIQQHEKAEDRQIQAMTLMVQSQHFPKPPVALPDASKLITKKLNNPKNCYICKAPYSDIHFFYHCLCPTCAAFNYDQRSQRTDLTGRVALVTGGRVKIGYQVALRMLRDGARVIVTTRFPGDSVRRFSEEPDFAEWRSHLQIHGLDLRYIPAVEAFVGHLCQTESAIDIIINNAAQTIKRPLEFYQHLLAKEENPQNCLLETQPNYSNLLSTTSAYFPANTFDADGQQLDMRPSNSWLMKLAQVNTMEMLEVQLVNAVAPFMFNSQLKPLIMRSPFERRFIINVSAMEGQFNRENKTVYHPHTNMAKAALNMMTRTSAADYAHDGIFMNSVDTGWITDENPYNKKTYLQETRGFYPPLDVIDGMARIYDPIVQGLKDIAEPLYGHFLKDYAPHPW; this is translated from the coding sequence ATGATTCCACCAGAGGAATTGGAAATTTGTCTCAAGGTTTTGCAGCAGATATCAGAAGATCCGACGCTGATTAATTCTCATGAGCGTTGTAAAAGTCTGATTGCTAAAATTTATAAAAATGGCAAGAAAGGCACGCGTCGGGCAATTCAGCAACATGAAAAGGCTGAAGACAGACAGATTCAGGCGATGACTTTAATGGTACAAAGCCAACATTTTCCAAAACCCCCGGTGGCTTTACCCGATGCCTCTAAGTTAATCACCAAAAAGCTGAATAATCCAAAAAACTGCTATATCTGCAAAGCACCTTACAGCGATATTCATTTCTTTTACCATTGCCTGTGTCCCACCTGCGCTGCATTTAACTATGACCAGCGTAGTCAGCGAACAGATTTAACTGGACGTGTGGCTTTGGTGACTGGGGGACGGGTGAAAATTGGCTATCAGGTGGCATTAAGAATGCTCCGCGATGGTGCTAGGGTGATTGTTACAACGAGGTTTCCTGGTGATAGTGTACGCCGCTTTAGTGAGGAACCTGATTTTGCCGAATGGCGATCGCATTTGCAAATACATGGGCTAGATTTACGTTATATTCCCGCTGTGGAAGCATTTGTAGGGCATCTTTGCCAGACGGAATCGGCAATTGATATCATCATCAACAACGCCGCTCAAACTATCAAACGTCCTCTGGAATTCTATCAACATCTGTTGGCAAAGGAAGAAAACCCACAGAATTGTTTACTAGAAACGCAACCAAACTACAGCAATCTCCTTTCCACAACCAGTGCTTATTTTCCAGCTAATACCTTTGATGCAGATGGTCAACAATTAGATATGCGACCTAGCAATAGTTGGCTAATGAAATTGGCACAAGTGAATACAATGGAAATGTTAGAGGTGCAGTTAGTCAACGCCGTAGCACCATTTATGTTCAACAGTCAACTGAAGCCGTTAATCATGCGATCGCCATTTGAGCGACGTTTTATTATTAACGTATCGGCAATGGAGGGGCAATTTAACCGGGAAAATAAAACGGTATACCATCCTCATACAAACATGGCTAAAGCTGCTTTGAACATGATGACTCGGACATCAGCAGCAGATTATGCCCATGATGGCATTTTTATGAACAGCGTTGATACTGGCTGGATTACTGATGAAAATCCATACAATAAAAAAACTTATTTACAGGAAACTAGAGGCTTTTATCCCCCACTGGATGTAATTGATGGGATGGCACGGATTTATGATCCGATTGTTCAAGGGTTGAAAGATATTGCCGAGCCTTTGTATGGTCATTTTCTCAAAGATTATGCCCCACACCCTTGGTAA
- a CDS encoding bifunctional serine/threonine-protein kinase/formylglycine-generating enzyme family protein: MQICQNPNCSNPFNPDSNKFCQSCGQGKFSNLLRNRYRVLRLLGEGGFSRTYAAEDADRLNAPCVIKQFFPQVQGTRQRNKAADFFKEEAFRLYELGENHTQIPRLLAYFEQAASLYLVQEFILGPTLLKEVQQQAYSEAEIRKLLSDLLPVLEFIHEHNVIHRDIKPENIIRRDADGKPVLIDFGGAKQVTQTSLARQATVIYTLGYAPTEQMAGFACHASDLYALGVTCVRLLTQDLPSHNAYGQINDPLYDAMNAKWLWHERLLEKGITISDDLGKILDKLLKHFPSERYQSAAEVINDLKFTTSPVTLKFAVMPQPPLPPSPPPTQPKVKLPLPPLKSFDFHVVTVDTAGREVSRDRRSAKLLAEELSKAITLEMVSIPDGIYMMGSPELEGDADERPQHQVIVEPFFMGKFPITQAQWRAVAALPKIQQTLNPNPAKFKGLNLPVENVSWHEAVEFCARVSAKTGRDYRLPSEAEWEYACRAGTTTSFHFGETITADLVNCSGGDTYAVEAKSKFRKQTTSVGSYEVANAFGLYDMHGLVWEWCADPWHNNYNGAPADGKVWEIGGDEHRRVLRGGSWSFSAELCRSASRSWNESDGGLRICGFRVVFSAEEII; the protein is encoded by the coding sequence ATGCAAATCTGCCAAAATCCCAATTGCTCAAATCCATTCAACCCTGACAGCAATAAATTTTGCCAAAGTTGCGGACAAGGCAAATTTAGTAACCTCCTGAGAAACCGCTACCGTGTATTGAGATTATTAGGTGAAGGCGGGTTTAGTAGAACCTATGCCGCAGAAGATGCAGATAGACTCAACGCACCTTGCGTCATCAAGCAATTTTTTCCCCAAGTTCAGGGAACAAGACAACGCAACAAAGCAGCAGATTTTTTTAAAGAAGAGGCTTTTCGGTTGTATGAACTAGGAGAAAATCATACTCAAATTCCCAGATTGCTAGCTTATTTTGAGCAGGCTGCTAGTTTGTACCTCGTACAAGAATTTATTTTAGGGCCAACTCTTTTAAAAGAAGTTCAACAGCAAGCTTATAGCGAAGCAGAAATTCGCAAACTGTTAAGTGATTTATTACCAGTTCTTGAATTCATTCATGAACATAACGTTATTCATCGGGATATCAAACCAGAAAATATCATCCGCCGTGATGCTGATGGCAAACCTGTATTAATTGACTTCGGCGGCGCCAAGCAAGTAACACAAACCAGTTTAGCCAGACAAGCTACAGTAATTTATACCCTAGGTTATGCCCCAACTGAGCAAATGGCTGGATTTGCTTGTCACGCCAGTGATTTATATGCCTTAGGCGTAACTTGTGTCCGGCTTTTAACACAAGATTTACCTTCACATAATGCTTACGGTCAGATTAATGATCCTCTTTATGATGCCATGAACGCTAAATGGTTATGGCATGAACGATTACTAGAAAAAGGCATTACTATCAGCGATGACTTAGGGAAAATTTTAGATAAATTGCTGAAGCATTTTCCTAGTGAGAGATATCAATCAGCAGCAGAAGTTATCAACGACTTAAAGTTTACAACATCCCCTGTGACACTAAAATTTGCGGTAATGCCCCAACCACCATTACCGCCTTCACCACCACCAACACAGCCAAAAGTAAAATTACCGTTACCGCCTTTAAAAAGTTTTGATTTTCATGTAGTGACAGTAGATACAGCCGGTAGAGAAGTTAGCCGAGATAGACGCAGTGCAAAATTATTGGCGGAAGAATTGAGTAAAGCCATCACTCTAGAAATGGTATCGATTCCTGATGGTATATATATGATGGGCTCGCCAGAGTTGGAAGGAGACGCAGATGAACGTCCCCAACATCAAGTGATAGTTGAACCCTTTTTTATGGGGAAGTTTCCGATTACTCAAGCACAATGGCGGGCTGTGGCAGCTTTACCTAAAATCCAACAAACTTTAAATCCCAACCCCGCTAAATTTAAGGGGTTAAATCTACCCGTAGAAAATGTATCTTGGCACGAAGCTGTAGAATTTTGTGCTCGGGTATCGGCAAAAACTGGACGCGATTATCGTTTACCGAGTGAAGCTGAATGGGAATATGCTTGTCGCGCTGGAACTACGACATCATTCCACTTTGGCGAAACCATTACTGCTGATTTGGTTAACTGTAGCGGTGGCGATACTTATGCTGTGGAAGCAAAAAGCAAATTCCGCAAACAAACAACAAGTGTCGGCAGTTATGAGGTGGCAAACGCCTTTGGATTGTATGATATGCATGGGCTAGTTTGGGAGTGGTGTGCTGACCCTTGGCATAACAATTACAATGGCGCACCGGCTGATGGTAAGGTTTGGGAAATTGGCGGTGATGAACATCGCCGGGTTTTGCGCGGTGGTTCTTGGAGTTTCAGTGCAGAACTTTGCCGCAGCGCTAGTCGTAGCTGGAATGAGTCTGACGGTGGGTTGAGGATATGCGGCTTTCGGGTGGTATTTTCTGCTGAAGAGATAATTTAG
- a CDS encoding ABC transporter permease produces the protein MYLPIVVLSFYSFNQSPYSATWQGFTLDWYRKLFSDDRILSALNNSLIVAFSAVLVSSVLGTLMAVGLARYEFPGKKLYRGMSYLPFMIPDIAIAVATLVCLAAFAIPLSVWTIAAAHVVFCLSYVGLVVSSRLTNLDPHLEEAALDLGATPVQAFIQVLLPQLMPGIISGCLLAFVLSLDDFLIASFTSGSGSNTLPMEIFSRIRSGVKPDINALSVMLISVSATVAGIAEFIRANADNQSSR, from the coding sequence ATGTACCTGCCTATTGTGGTACTTAGCTTTTATAGCTTCAATCAGTCACCCTACAGTGCAACTTGGCAAGGATTCACCCTTGATTGGTATCGCAAACTGTTCAGTGACGATCGCATTTTATCGGCTTTGAACAATAGCTTAATAGTTGCCTTTAGCGCCGTGTTGGTTTCCTCAGTCCTGGGAACCTTGATGGCGGTGGGGTTGGCACGTTATGAATTTCCGGGGAAAAAATTATATCGTGGTATGTCTTACCTACCCTTTATGATTCCCGATATTGCGATCGCCGTTGCTACCCTAGTCTGTCTAGCAGCATTTGCCATCCCCCTGAGTGTGTGGACAATTGCTGCGGCTCATGTAGTCTTCTGCCTTTCCTACGTTGGGCTAGTAGTAAGTTCACGACTCACCAACTTAGATCCCCACTTAGAAGAAGCTGCGCTTGATTTAGGCGCTACACCAGTACAAGCTTTTATCCAAGTCTTACTACCGCAATTAATGCCGGGAATTATCTCTGGGTGCTTACTAGCCTTTGTCCTCAGCTTAGATGATTTTCTCATCGCCAGTTTTACTTCTGGTAGCGGTTCTAACACCCTGCCAATGGAAATTTTTAGTCGCATCAGATCAGGAGTCAAACCTGATATTAATGCTCTCAGTGTGATGTTAATTTCTGTATCTGCCACCGTCGCTGGTATAGCTGAATTTATTCGCGCGAATGCTGACAATCAAAGCTCTAGGTAA
- a CDS encoding DUF1499 domain-containing protein, with translation MIFAGQRPSNLGVRDGRLAPCPNSPNCVSSQSSDPTHQIAPLTFTTTPEKAIAFLERIIQSLPRTKIITESEDYIYAEFKSALMGFVDDVEFYLDPKTKVIQVRSASRLGESDLGVNRQRIETIRAKFISV, from the coding sequence ATGATTTTTGCAGGACAAAGACCAAGTAATTTAGGTGTTCGTGACGGTAGATTAGCACCCTGCCCTAACAGCCCTAACTGCGTTTCCAGTCAAAGTTCCGATCCCACACACCAAATTGCACCGTTGACTTTCACAACTACCCCAGAAAAAGCGATCGCCTTTCTCGAAAGAATCATTCAGTCCTTACCTAGAACTAAGATAATTACTGAAAGTGAGGATTATATATATGCAGAATTCAAAAGTGCTTTGATGGGATTTGTAGACGATGTGGAATTCTATCTAGACCCTAAAACTAAGGTCATCCAAGTTCGTTCGGCCTCCCGCTTGGGCGAAAGCGATTTAGGGGTAAATCGCCAACGCATAGAAACAATTAGAGCTAAATTCATCTCAGTTTAG
- a CDS encoding peroxidase family protein, with amino-acid sequence MAAQRDTSKDGLNNKIQTYVLTHFKGIWQFLQSNKSIARKVNKALINSLIYKIPTRPNPYSMMTLDEYIPDTKIPKKTDTYTSWESLNDRTYTGRHLPPDPKLNAEGNLPKVEDLAILFRKRDGKTIYSSKSTMLFPYWVQWFTDSFLRIDNYNKLKNTSNHEIELSNVYGLTRKQTHLLRTFQGGKFKTQKLQRQDGVEEEYPLFYYADPAQGIVDPQFVGLYEPINDEKRQPTDKKQYLFAMGVERANVQIGYVMLNTLCIREHNRLCDVLASNYPDWDDERLFQTSRNILMAMILKIIMEEYINHITPYHFKLFADPEAFTKESWHRPNWMAIEFDFVYRWHSAIPETFKYNGQPTHIADTLWNNKLFIDQGLGALMEETCSQAGTRIGLFNTPDILVELTELPSIKLGRQLQLASYNDYRELCGFPRVTKFEQITSNEFAQKKLKELYGHVDNIEFYVGIYAEEVRQNSTIPPLVARIIGIDAFSEALTNSLLSPNIFNKDTFSPVGWEIIQNTKTVSDLVNRNVPPSGKKYKVTFDL; translated from the coding sequence ATGGCGGCACAAAGAGACACATCCAAAGATGGGTTAAATAACAAAATTCAAACATATGTTTTAACCCACTTTAAAGGTATTTGGCAATTTCTCCAAAGCAACAAATCTATTGCCCGGAAAGTTAATAAAGCTTTGATTAATAGTCTCATCTACAAAATTCCTACTCGTCCTAATCCCTACAGTATGATGACGCTAGATGAGTATATTCCTGATACTAAAATTCCTAAGAAAACTGATACTTATACTTCCTGGGAATCACTCAACGATCGCACTTATACAGGACGCCATCTGCCACCAGATCCAAAGTTAAACGCTGAGGGCAATCTACCAAAAGTTGAAGACCTAGCTATTTTATTCCGTAAAAGAGATGGTAAAACCATTTATTCTAGCAAATCAACTATGCTGTTTCCCTATTGGGTGCAGTGGTTCACTGATAGTTTTCTCCGCATTGATAACTATAATAAATTAAAAAATACCTCCAACCATGAAATTGAATTATCTAATGTTTATGGTTTAACCAGAAAACAAACACATCTTTTAAGAACCTTTCAAGGAGGTAAATTTAAAACTCAGAAACTCCAGCGCCAAGATGGTGTAGAAGAAGAATATCCCTTGTTTTATTATGCCGACCCAGCGCAGGGTATAGTTGACCCTCAATTTGTCGGTCTTTATGAACCCATCAATGATGAAAAAAGACAGCCCACAGATAAAAAACAATATCTGTTCGCGATGGGAGTAGAACGAGCAAATGTGCAAATTGGCTATGTCATGCTCAATACTCTGTGTATCCGTGAACATAATCGTCTTTGTGATGTATTAGCCAGCAATTATCCAGATTGGGATGATGAACGGCTCTTCCAAACTTCGAGAAATATTCTCATGGCGATGATTCTTAAAATCATCATGGAAGAGTACATTAACCACATAACTCCTTACCACTTCAAATTGTTTGCTGATCCTGAAGCTTTTACTAAGGAAAGTTGGCATCGCCCCAATTGGATGGCAATTGAATTTGACTTTGTTTATCGCTGGCATAGTGCGATTCCAGAAACCTTTAAATATAACGGTCAACCAACTCACATTGCTGACACTCTCTGGAACAATAAGCTGTTTATTGACCAAGGTTTAGGTGCATTGATGGAAGAAACTTGTTCCCAAGCAGGTACAAGAATTGGTTTATTCAACACACCTGATATATTAGTTGAGTTAACCGAATTACCCTCAATCAAACTAGGACGACAACTGCAATTAGCAAGCTACAACGATTATCGGGAATTGTGCGGTTTCCCCAGAGTGACTAAATTTGAGCAAATTACCAGCAATGAATTTGCTCAGAAGAAACTCAAAGAATTATATGGTCATGTTGATAATATTGAGTTTTATGTGGGAATCTACGCCGAGGAGGTGCGGCAAAATTCAACTATTCCTCCCCTAGTAGCACGCATAATTGGAATTGATGCCTTTTCTGAGGCTCTGACTAATTCTTTACTATCACCCAATATCTTCAATAAAGACACTTTTTCTCCTGTGGGTTGGGAAATTATTCAAAATACCAAAACCGTCTCAGATTTAGTGAATCGGAATGTGCCTCCATCAGGCAAGAAGTACAAAGTTACTTTTGACCTTTAA
- a CDS encoding glycosyltransferase family 4 protein → MRIAQIAPLWERVPPPAYGGIELVVALLTDELVRRGHEVTLFASGDSLSLAKLVSVHPRALRLDPTVKDCAIYDSLQLATVYERAEEFDIIHSHLGHGTLPYVNLVNTPTVHTLHGIFTPDNEKMFKFAKKQPYINISQSQKEPRLGLNYVATVYNGIDVSSYKFHAQPEDPPYLAFLGRLSPEKGPHLAIAVAKKAGWRLKIAGKVDVVDVEYFEQEIKPHIDGEQIQYLGEANHTQKNALMGGAVATLFPITWREPFGLVMVESMASGTPVIAMKLGSTEEVITHGETGFLCNNTEEFISALDKIADLDRYACRQYVEKHFSVQQMTDGYEAVYQQVLAEKFAKNGHSRSFAGLAKSRT, encoded by the coding sequence ATGCGAATTGCTCAAATTGCCCCATTATGGGAGAGAGTACCACCTCCAGCTTATGGCGGCATAGAGTTGGTCGTAGCATTGCTAACTGATGAATTAGTCCGACGGGGTCACGAAGTTACCCTATTTGCATCGGGAGATTCTCTCAGTTTGGCAAAGTTAGTGTCAGTTCATCCCCGTGCGCTTCGACTTGATCCTACTGTCAAAGATTGCGCTATCTATGACTCGCTACAACTAGCTACAGTCTACGAGCGGGCAGAAGAGTTTGATATTATTCACTCCCATTTGGGACATGGGACACTGCCCTACGTCAATCTTGTCAACACACCCACGGTTCACACGTTGCACGGGATTTTTACACCTGACAACGAAAAGATGTTTAAATTTGCGAAGAAACAACCCTATATCAATATTTCCCAGTCACAAAAGGAACCCAGGTTAGGGCTGAATTATGTAGCCACGGTCTACAACGGTATTGATGTCAGTAGTTATAAGTTTCACGCCCAACCAGAAGATCCTCCTTACCTGGCGTTTTTGGGTCGGTTGTCTCCAGAGAAGGGGCCGCATCTAGCAATTGCTGTTGCTAAAAAAGCCGGTTGGCGGTTGAAAATAGCAGGTAAGGTGGATGTGGTGGACGTGGAATATTTTGAGCAGGAAATTAAACCGCATATTGACGGCGAGCAAATTCAGTATTTAGGTGAAGCTAACCATACTCAAAAAAATGCCTTGATGGGAGGGGCTGTGGCAACTTTGTTCCCCATCACCTGGCGGGAACCTTTTGGGTTGGTGATGGTAGAATCAATGGCTTCGGGTACGCCAGTGATTGCGATGAAACTAGGGTCTACTGAAGAAGTAATTACCCACGGAGAAACAGGTTTTCTCTGCAATAACACAGAAGAGTTTATTAGTGCGCTTGATAAAATAGCCGATTTAGACCGCTATGCTTGTCGGCAGTATGTAGAAAAGCATTTTAGTGTGCAGCAGATGACCGATGGCTATGAGGCGGTTTATCAACAAGTCTTAGCCGAAAAATTTGCTAAGAATGGCCATTCCCGGAGTTTTGCCGGTTTAGCTAAGAGCCGCACTTAG